The segment ATGACATCAATTTTCCTTTCAAACGATGAATATAAATAAATTGCTGTCCATATTAATATAAACTTAGGCATTCTTATGTCCATTTCAACATCATAATGTCTAATTTAGCGATTGTTACTATATCAGCATAATAACGATTAATGATGGAAACTATTAATTTAATGGatttaatttatgaaaattttaacatttgagAACTTtgagttatttttaaaaaatctcaattaatatttttcttaaaattcaaGGGCACTTTCAAATTTTAAACTtaaactttataatttttaataaatttattttattgataaTTACATTGATTTtagattaaaatttgaaattgatgAGTTCAAATCaccattaatttaataaaattgtaaACTTTATTTGAATTTAATTACGTTGAAGAAAGAGAAAGACCTATAGCGGGACTAAAATTGCATAAAGATAAAAGTTTAAGTACAAATTTAATTGCAAGCCGTTCAAGGCATCACAGTCAACAAGTGCAGCCAATTAGTAAATCCAGACTTTAACATGGTAGTCAATTCCGTGTGGAGTTCATTACCCACTTATCAATCAAGTCAGAAATTAGTTGTAAAATCCCATTATCTATTTATATATGCTATATCTTAACAATTTAATTAAGTTAGTGTTAAATATTATTTGTGTTTTAATTcagttgtaaaattattaaaaatttaaaaataataaatactattttattaattaaaataaagataataaatattattttattaggatgattaaattattaatatacttaattaaattaaattaaattatattatttaataatacttaatttttaaaaattaaataataaatttgtaTGTAATAAGATTTGAATTGTATAATTTGAATCAATGAAATCTTAATTTAACATTAAACAAAAgattttttcaattatttttaatattttaatgctatatatatatatatatattttatttcatccataaataaatttatattatatattaaacatCTAGGAGTTACAAGCTAATTTAACATCAAGTCAGTTGAATAACGATAAAGATATTTTTATTTACATTTATGTTATATGTTAAGGACTTGATTAATTCATTGACCCATTGCTCCATCGCAAAAAATTCCACTTTCGAATGGTAGACATCTAATATATTGTTCATTTCATCATCTTCTCTTGTTACTTCCAATTAATCTctattcatcatcatcatcaatgacATCAAGTTCAGAAATTACAGCTATAGGTAATCTTTAAATgaatttcttcttcttcctccatATGTCGAAACAAACTGATCACAAGTTCACTCGTAACCATTTGCAGCAATCGTCGTTGTCGCGATTAATGGTATTTTTTTCGCTATCGCTATACGCAGAAGATGTCAGCATATTAAGAAAAGTGTTCATATTCCCCAGCCTCTGGAACTAACAACCATGGATCAATTCTTCAACGACATGGAAAAGGAGAAACCAATCCGATTCACCTCTCTCCAGCTAAAGGTCGCCACCGATAATTTCTCCACTTTGTTGGGTTCAGGGGGTTTTGGAGCTGTATACAAGGGTGTTTTCAACGATGAAACCATGGTAGCTGTCAAGGTTCTCCATGGAACTTCGGATAAAAGAATCGAGCAACAATTCATGGCGGAAATGGGCACAATCGGCAGAGTTCATCATTTTAACCTAGTTCGACTCTATGGTTTCTGCTTTGACAAGAACCTGAGGGCCTTAGTTTATGAATACCTCCCATATGGTTCACTTGACAGGTTTTTGTTTACCCAAGAAAAGAAATTAGGATTCGAGAAACTCCATGAAATTGCAGTGGGAACAGCGAAAGGGATTGCTTACTTACATGAAGAATGTCAACAACGAATCATTCACTACGACATAAAGCCTGGAAACATTCTCTTAGATTCAAAATTCTGCCCCAAAGTTGCTGATTTTGGTTTGGCCAAGCTCATCAACAGGGAAAACACTCATATACCCATGACCGGAGGTCGAGGAACTCCAGGATATGCAGCACCGGAGCTTTGGATGCCATTTTCAATAACCTATAAGTGTGATGTTTATAGCTTTGGGATGCTATTATTTGAGATAATCGGCCGGCGAAGGAACCTTAACGTCGAAGTCCCGGAGAGCCAAGAGTGGTTCCCGAGATGGGTGTGGATGAACATTGAGAAGAATGGCGACATCGGAGAGTTAATAGGCACATGCGAGATCGATGAGGGAAGTAGAGAGACTGTGGAGAAAATGGTGAAGACGGCTTTATGGTGCGTTCAGTATAGACCTGAACGGAGGCCATTGATGAGCATGGTGGTTAAAATGTTAGATGGAGCAGCCGAAATTCCTCAACCTTCAAATCCGTTCGAGCATTTGCTGGATCACAATTCCACCATTGTTGCTGCAGGTGTTTCGAGTTCAACATGGACGGACGATTCAGAGCCTTCTTCTTCGGTGGTAACAGATCAGTCCAAGTGGTTTGGACTTCTACTTAGGTTTGTTAACTCTGAATTGGTTTTTTAATTTAAgcacaaataatttaaaatttataacaatattcatttttttttcaaaattaaaagaaattataaaaaaaattataaaaattagcaTTAAGTATACGGAGATTGCATGTAGGCtcccatgtttaaaaatttaacgtttTAGTCAGTATTTTTGTAACTTCCTTAACCCCGTCCacacgttatggccaaatttttAAGGTTACATTAGTCACCGGAATAACCCAGTAAAATCGTTCAGTTTCTTAAGTATTAATTTgtcagatttaaaaaaaaaaaaacttaggatAGTTACCAAGAAACGTCCATTTAAAAAGTGAagcctttaattttttttatgaaatactGTGTCTCAAGCAATATCAAGCCAATTATTAGGATTGTTCGACTTTTAACAAAATTGTATACATGCAAATCCCAATTAAAGACAAACTCATGCCACATGCCACAATCCAAAATAACCATTACAATCccaaaatcaataataaaatttagtttaaaagtactttattttataaaaaattgtcTGAAATGAGTTCCCTCGAATACCGTGTCCGATTCTAATCTCGAGAATTATCTATAAGGAGTAAAACTATGGGGGTGAGCTTTAAATGCTTAGTGTGAGTCTTAAATAGAATAAACAATGTATATACATAAAAACAAACAAGTTACAATAAAACATAAAACCAACAACATTTATGAGATCACAATAGCACATGGCATCataaatatacaatatatatatgtatgtatgcatgggCATGCTCATAAGAAAACAGTGCATAATTCTTACCCATCCATATGCTACACACTATGAGTTCCCCAAAACTCATCATCCGAACACCAAAATAGTAAGAGTCATAGCTCAATGTGGACAAACCATTAATAACAATTTGTAGTTAGATCGCCAATATTTTGTGGATAAATTGCCAGTACTCCACGAAACTCCTTCGTCACCAATCAATCTCAGTctccatgcaatgcaacatgtcaTATCAATAGTGTAGCAAATCATGCTTATCAGTATCAATTTCAATAACAGTGACATGCTTAACATGCATTCAATTTATCAGTATCGGCGGCATGGTTTTCATGCCTTCAATAATACAATATCAGTGGGTAGTATGTCTTTTCATGCAAGCAATAAATAGTGCACTAGGCATGCTTAACATGTAGTCGATAAATAGTAACAATCTGCATGTTACAAGTCAAGTAGTAACAGTACAAATCAACCAATTTCAACAATCATATACAATCGACTTAACCTCTATAGTACTTACACATTCGATTAATCACGTTTTAAGCCCTTGATCATTCGACTAATGCCAATTAGGGTACTTATTGCATTCAGCCAACCCACCTTACCACTTACCATGTTCGGCCAACCTCATGGGTGGTATAAGACCATTCGGCCATCACCAAAATAACACACACTACAGCAAAacagtttttagcggcgtttgaataGAAAACACCACTAAAGgttgagcattagcggcgcttcccTAAAACGTCGCAATAGATCAAGCATTAGCGATGTTTTAAAGAAAGCGCTGCTAAAAGATTCAGCAGAACGGCGTCGTTTACATTGAGTTTCCACGGAATTAGCGGCGCTTAggcaaaaacgccgcaaaagatcgAGCATTAACAGTGTTTttagaaaagcgccgctaaaataTTAAGGTGAACGACGTCGTTTAGATTAAGCTTACGTGGAATTAGTGGCGCTTTCAGGAAAACGCCACTATATGTCGAGTAGTAGTGGCGCTTAGTCGAAAACGCCGCAAAAGTGATGAGAAAGACGACGTCGTTTTGTAGTTGAGCTATACTGGCATTAGCAGCGTTTATTGAAAAATGCCACAATATGTCtctctttagcggcgttttcctCTAAAATGCTGCAAATATGTTTAAGATTGACCAAAAATGTTAGCGTTTTTATATATGTGTGTTAGTGGCATTTTGGGTTATAAATGCATaattatgtcaaaattttaaattttaatatatattttttatcaaaatagaacAAATAACTTATAAATGCGTTatgatgtattttaattttttatattttaatcaaaatacaacaaatatttttaaaattttattatatttttaacgatatcattaatcattttataattataacattatgctagaGAAAATAATGATATGAATTTTATCATCATATATTTTAAACTAGTATtagatataaaattattttggtaATTATATTAGAAgggcaaattttatttaaatcaatCTCGACTAGAcctaaataatattgaaattagaccgcttaaaactcaatttaaaaaaaaactaaaacactATATTATTTGCCTATTTTATGGTTTAGGGTGTATAATTTAGGGTTAAAGGTTTAAGATTTACTATTtaaaggtttatggattatgggtttagggattatgtttatggcttatggtttaagggttgtgGTTTAAGGGTTATGGCTTAGTGGTTAGTGGTTAGGGGtttatgggttatgggttaatggtTTAGGGGTTAAGGCTTAGGGGTTATTATTTTGTGGTTTAGGATTTAGGGGATATAGTTTAGGGTACTTTAGTAGGGGATATAGTTtaatggtttaaggtttagagtAATGATTAATTAGTGTTATTATTTTGTGGTTTAAGGATCAGGGGATATAGTTTAGGGTTATGATTAATTCATACATTTTGTGGTTAAGGCTTAGGGGTTATTGTTTTGCGGTTTATGGTTAGgggatatagtttagggtttaggggatATAGTTTAGAGTTTAAGGTTATGGGGATATAGTTtaatggtttaaggtttagagttTTGATTAATTAGTGTAAATAATATAAgtattttgattaattaaaaatattataaaaatataaagactaaatgatattaaaaattaCCGGCATTTTATAGAAAAACGCCATAAATATCCATGGACAGTAAAACGCCGTCGTTTGAAACTTTgttattagtggcgcttttagtaaaaacgccacaaaaggtATGAATTACCGGCGTTTTCCAAAAACGCCACAAAGT is part of the Gossypium arboreum isolate Shixiya-1 chromosome 5, ASM2569848v2, whole genome shotgun sequence genome and harbors:
- the LOC108452264 gene encoding G-type lectin S-receptor-like serine/threonine-protein kinase At2g19130; translated protein: MDQFFNDMEKEKPIRFTSLQLKVATDNFSTLLGSGGFGAVYKGVFNDETMVAVKVLHGTSDKRIEQQFMAEMGTIGRVHHFNLVRLYGFCFDKNLRALVYEYLPYGSLDRFLFTQEKKLGFEKLHEIAVGTAKGIAYLHEECQQRIIHYDIKPGNILLDSKFCPKVADFGLAKLINRENTHIPMTGGRGTPGYAAPELWMPFSITYKCDVYSFGMLLFEIIGRRRNLNVEVPESQEWFPRWVWMNIEKNGDIGELIGTCEIDEGSRETVEKMVKTALWCVQYRPERRPLMSMVVKMLDGAAEIPQPSNPFEHLLDHNSTIVAAGVSSSTWTDDSEPSSSVVTDQSKWFGLLLRFVNSELVF